The genomic interval TTGCATTTGAGCTTTTTTCAATAATATATTTGGGAAGATATTCTTCATAAAAACAATCATAATTAGTAGACCCATAAGCTTTAATATCAACTGCAGTCCGGGAAACTGCCTGTGCAGTCAGCGCAGGTGCTTTTGGAAGGACAGGATTTAGTTTAACAACCCAGTAATCCGCAGAACCTTTATTGGCAGTTGTTTTATCGCCGCTAATACCTGATTTAGACATTCCGGCTAAGATCAAACCTGCATCCTGGGCCTGAATGGAGGAATAAGCATAGTCATCGTTAGTGCCTCCAAAGGTTTTGTCCCATAGTTTGTTGCCGTCAAAATCTGATTTTACTACCCAGAAATCATTTAATCCACGGCTTGATTCGGTTTTGTCACCACTAATGCCTGAATTGGAATATCCAATAAATAAGTAGCCATCATAAAATTCGACCATACTACTGTTACCATCACTGCCACTTCCGCCATAGGTTTTATCCCACCATTTGTCACCATATATATTTGTTTTCACAATCCAGAAGTCCTGCGCACCTCTGTTTGGCTCTGATCTGTCCACAGATATTCCTGACGTGGAGGTTCCACTGAGCATATACCCATAAAGTGTTTCAATCAGTTGCGAAGATTCATCATTGCCGCTTCCTCCAAAGGTTTTGTCCCATTCCTTGGCACCACTATCAGATAATTTAACCAGCCAGTAATCTCTCAAACCCCTGCTCGCCTCACTCTTTTCCCCACTAATTCCTGACTCTGACCATCCGGCCACGGCATATCCTCCAAACGAACTCTGTATAATAGAAGACGCCTGTTCTTCCCCGTTTCCTCCAAAGGTTTTATCCCATTGTTTTACACCAGTGCTGGTGATTTTTACAATCCAGAAATCTGCTTTTCCCCGGCTGGGTTCGCTCTTATCTCCGGACTGGCCTGAATTAGAAAATCCTGACAGGATATAACCCCCGTCGGAGGTTTGTTTGGCTGAAGTAATATAGTCGCTTTGGTTCCCGCCATAGCGCTTATCCCATTGTTTTACCCCGGTACCTGAAATTTTTACCACCCAGTAATCAGAACCAGCCCCTTTATTTGGCGCACTCACATCTCCCAAGGCATCTGAGGAAGTAGAGCCTGCAACCAGGAAGCCGCCATCTGAGGTTTGGATCACTGAAGTAAAAGTATCTTCCCCATTGCTGCCTAAGGTCTTATCCCATAGTTTGTTTCCATTGGCATCGGTTTTAACCAGCCAGCCATCTTTATCTCCTCTATATACTTCGGTTTTATCTCCACTGATACCGGAGAGAGAAAAGCCTGCAAACAAAAAGCCGCCGTCGCTGCACTGGAGTACTGTTTTTGCTTCGTCATTGGCACTCCCTCCAAAAGTTTTATCCCATTGCTTGGCAGGTGCCTGAGCCAAAAGTGCGGTAGTGGTGAAAAGAATTAGCAGGAACAGAAAGCTGGTGTAACGAAGTTTCCTGCTGCCCCAGGAGAAGGGCAAAGAGTGTAAAGATGGATACATGTAATTGAGTTTTAATAGACGTGATTGGTAATACTAAGGATTGAGAAATAACAATATTGTAGAGAGAACTATAAAGGCTCTCCAGACAATAGAATTATGAAGTAAGTAATACTTAAAAGAATGAATCCGAAAGGTGGATTTTTACTAAATGGGCAGGTGGTGTTACAGGAGCAAAGCTATACTGGAATTTACAATTCTATTAACACATTTAGACTTTTTTTTAACACATTTAGACCATCCGGCAGAAAAATGAATTAATTCGGGCAAAATTTGCCGGAAGATGATTCTGTTTCAGCCCTTATGGCGGAGACTGATATAGTTTTATCATTCTGTTGTTTTCTGCCAATATTCAATTGCTATGTATTAAATGCGCATGTAATTTGTAGAATAATTCTTCATTCAATATTCGCCTGCACTTGTCATAAGCGGGTGCCTATACAATTGATTGCTTCACTATGGAAAACTGGAAAGCGGTTGTTTATTTATTAGCATCCGGACAAGGGATTTTATTAAGTCTGGCACTTTTGCCAGTAAGAAAACAGCATCCGTCCAATACCTTCTTAGGATTGATTTTGCTGGTTATTTCCCTCGAACTGCTCAATGCCTGGGGCATGCAGGTAAAATACCATAGTTCTCCGGATGTATTTCCTTTCTGGCTGTTACAATCCTACCTGATGTTGCCGCCCTCTGTATGGTTATTTGCGCAGATGACTACTTATGCTGATTTTGTATTCCACAGGAAACACCTTCTTTTTTATATACCTGCCGGAGTGGATATAGCTGTGCAGATGGGCTGGTATTTGCACTTTCGTTTCGTTGGCCACAGTATACACTTATTAGATATTAAAGCCTGGTTCTTATTTGCCGAAATTCTTCCGATCCTCTGGATGGGAGTGGTGCTGGCGGTTTATGCCCAAAGGCTTCTGGTGATATCTGGCCAGTTGAAAAAGGAAGCCATTCATGTCTCAGTCATCCATCTGGTTAAAATTTATGGCGTGTTCGTTTTTTTACTGCTGCTTACTATCTTATGGATTGCGGCTGTACTGATGTATATGCGTGTATTCAGCCTGATTGAATTGATTATAACATTGTTTTTATTTGCGCTCGGTTATATAGGCTATTTTAACCCGGCTTTTTTTGAAGTGCCTAAACTTTTGAAAAAGAAAACGGCCGGAACTGAGCCGCCGCTTTTCCCTAATTATAATGACCAGGTAGAATTAGAGCGGTTAACCCACGCCTTCGAACAGCATTCCCTGCACATGAGGTCTAAGTTGTCTCTGGAAGAACTGGCAGGCGAACTGAATGTTCCATCTCGCTATGTATCGTATCTGATTAACCGGTATCATGCCACTAATTTTCACTCTTTCGTCAACACGTACCGGGTGAAAGAAGTGATCCGGAAAATCAATGACCCGGCTCAGCAACATAAAACCTTATTGGCGCTTGCCCTGGAATCTGGCTTTAATTCCAAATCTGCCTTTAACCAGGTTTTCAAAACCCATACCGGCCAGTCTCCTTCCGAATACCTGCTGGTAAAGCGGTAAAAACTTAGTCCAATAACATGTTTCAGGACGTCCAGAGTTTGTTTTGGTGCGATAGGAAATGATTTAAAGACTTGTTTTGGAATAAAAACCATACACAGTTTTATGAAACAAATTATCTTATGGTGCTTCATGCTTTCTTTTTACGTTTCAGGGAATGCACACATACAAACCAATGCTGATAGTAAAGGTATTCGTGTGGAATATAACAAGAATGTAGAATTACTGGGCTTTGTCTATTTTGTAGGCTATGAAGGCAAAGAACTGGAAAATGAAAGTGATCCTGCCAAACGGGAAAAACACATCAAGCAATACGCCTACGGATATCACCTGTATCAGCAGTATAAAAAGTATGAAAACAGTGAGCACGTAAAATCAGCTATCAATGCGGCCTTAAAATACGATTTGTGGCTCGACTACATGATTAATCTGCTGATCCAGCTGGATAATTTTCCGAATGCAGCTTTGAGAGAAGATATAGTAGTAAATGACTATCTAAAATTTTCGTTGACTAAAGACCCGGTAGATGCCAGAAAGAATGTGACACAGTTTATTGAAGCGCTGAATAAGCTGTATATTGAAGTACAGTTTGATGCTTATCTAACCCAAAACATCCAAAAGTACGACAATGCCTTGCAACAAGTCAAAAGCAGGCTTCCTCCAAAAGAATTTATTCCGGCCATGGAGAAATTTTATGGCAAACAGTTCGATGCCTATACCCTGGTGCCCAGCCTTACGATCCCAGCCAGTATGGGATTTGGGGTAAAATATACCAGGCAGGGCAAGACCAGTATTTTTAATGTATTCGGCGCTTTTGATCAACAGCAGTTCAACGATGAAACCAATCTGGACATGGGTTTTGGCAACGAACAGCAAATTATAGAACTCAGCACCCATGAGTTCGGGCATTCCTTTGTAAACCCGGTGATTGCTCAGATCCCAGATACATTCATGACCCAGACCCAAACGCTTTTCGAACCGATCAAAAACGACATGACCAGACAAGGGTATCCGCAGTGGAAAACCAGTTTGAATGAGCATTTTGTGCGGGCCGGCGAAATCATGATTGCCAGAAATATGGGAAATCCCAAAGCGGCTGAGGCTTTACAAAAGCACTATATAGAGAGCCGGAAATTTATCTACCTGCCTGAAATTCTAACCATACTGGAGCCATATAACCACCGTAAACATATTTCTTACCAGCAAGCCGTGGGGCAGGCGATGGAGAAACTAAAAAGTAAAGTGAGTAACTGATTTTCTGATTTATAAGCGTATTTTGCACCCAAAAATGCACTTGCCACTTCATATTAAACATTTCTCAGACATATGAATATCCTATTTTTCTGTCCGCATTGGGGGCTGGAACAACTATCCTTGGAAGATGCTTTCCGGAAGATAAAAGATGCAGGCTATGATGGCGTAGAAATGGCTGTTCCATTTGATGAGCAGAAAAAAGAGGAATTCCTGAAATTATTAGATACCTATCAACTCTTACTGATTGCCCAGCAATGGTCGGCTGCCGGTGGTACTTTTGCAGAATATAAAGCCTCTTTTGAAAAGCACTTGTATCATTTTGCAGAAGTAAAACCTTTATTTATTAATTCGCAAACTGGGAAAGATTATTACCCTTTTGAGCAAAACAAGGCGTTGATTGAGCGGGCAGAACAAATTTCTAAAGAGACAGGTATAAAAATAGTCCATGAAACTCACCGGGGTAAATTCAGTTTTTGTGCGGCCATTACCAGGAAATTTTTAGAAAATATCCCCAGTTTTACTCTTGCTGCTGATTTCTCGCACTGGTGCAATGTATCAGAATCTTTTCTGCAAGACCAGAAAGAGACTGTACAAGTTGCCATTGGCCGGTCAGCGCATATTCATAGTAGGGTGGGGCATACGCAGGCTGCCCAGGTAAGCGACCCCAGAGCACCTGAGTGGCAGGAAGCCGTAGAACATCATTTAGTATGGTGGGATGCTATTATAGAGCACCAAAAAAAATCACACAATGCCACTTTTACCATTACGCCGGAATTTGGGCCCTGGCCATATATGCCTGCCTTGCCTTTTACCAGACAACCCATTACCAGTCAGTGGGAGGTGAACCTGTATATGCGCGATCTGCTAAAAAAGCGGTATGCCAATTAAGTATAAATATTATTTAAGCTAAACTGATTGCTAAAAATTCCGTACAGAATTTTTGATTTATTAATTCAGATCTAACTATGACAATCACTACAGATTTTGATATTGGAGATGAAGTGAGAGTAAATAACGGGGAAAAGGGTAAAATTACTTCTATCCGAATTGTAATACGGGAAGGAAAAACCGGTGGAGATTATAAAATAGAGTATGAAGTAGATCATACTTATATCCGCTATAGTTACCAGCTTAACAAAATATATTGAATAACGCATTAAATAGGCTGGGGATTACTCACCAGATCAAAGCATTGCCGGGCAATTTCCAGTTCTTCATTGGTAGGAATCACCAGTACTTTTACTCTGGCTTCGGCTGTATTGATTTCACGCATATCCTTGTCTGATGAATTATTTCTGGCTACATCAATAGTAATACCCAGATATTCCATCTCCCGGCAGATCAGTTCCCGAATTTTTTTATCGTTTTCTCCTACACCAGCCGTAAATACAATGGCATCCAGGCCGTTGAGTACGGCTGCATACGCACCCATGTATTTTTTGATCCGGTAGGCATACATGTCATAGGCTAGCTGGGCATGCATATCACCCAACTCTATGGCTTTCGTAATATCCCGCATATCACTGAAACCGGTCAATCCCAGCATACCGCTTTTTTTATTGAGAATGGTATTCACCTCTTTGAGGTCATAGCCAAGCTGGTTTACCAGATAAAAGATCACCGACTGGTCTATATCGCCGGAACGGGTACCCATAATGAGGCCATTCATCGGACCTAAACCCATGCTGGTATCCACACATATGCCATTTTTTACAGCCGACATACTGCACCCATTTCCCAGATGAATGGTGATGAGATTTGTATCCTTTTTACTCAGATATGCAATTGCTCTGTCAGCTACATATTTATGACTGGTTCCATGAAAACCATAAGCACGGATTCCCAGTTTGGTATAAAATTCTTCGGGAATCGCATATCTGAAAGCTTTGGCAGGCATCGTCTGGTGGAAAGCGGTATCAAACACCGCAATCTGGGTAGCCTTTGGGAATATTTGTTCAGCTACTTCAATGCCTAAAAAATTAGATGGATTATGCAGCGGTGCCAGCGGAAATAGTTTTTTAATTTCTGCTTTGGTAGCTTCGGTGATTATGGCTGTTTGGGCAAAACTTTCACCTCCATGTACCACTCTATGTCCGACTACCTGAATTTCCTGCGGATTTTGAATGACACCAATTTTATCATCTGTCAGCAGTTTTACTACCTCTGCCAGGCCAATGCCATGGTCGGGAATAGGTAAGGTAAGCGGAATGACTTCCTGCTGGTCATCTTTATAAACTTTATGAGTAATCACAGCATCCTCTAGCCCGATTCGTTCTACCAGGCCACTGCACACTACTTTTTCTGCGGGCATGTGAAAAAGCTGGTATTTAATAGAACTGCTGCCGGAGTTAATTACAAATAGATTCATGAATTTTGGTCAATAATTTTAATTTACCCTTGTGCCTGAATAGCTGTAATGATTACGGTATTGAAAATGTCGGCTACAGTGCAACCCCGACTCAAGTCATTTACCGGTTTGTTTAACCCTTGTAACATAGGGCCAATGGCTAAAGCGCCAGTTTCCCGCTGTACCGCTTTATAGGTATTATTTCCAGTATTCAAATCCGGGAAGATGAGTACACTGGCTTGTCCGGCAACTTCGGAACCAGGCAATTTTTGCTGGCCAACTTCCGGATCAACGGCGGCATCATACTGGATAGGTCCTTCAATCTTTAAATCCGGGCGCTTCTCTTTTACGATCAGGGTCGCCTGGCGCACTTTCTCTACATCTTCTCCTTGTCCGGAAGTGCCGGAGGAATACGAAAGCATGGCAATACGGGGTTCTATACCAAAACTCAAGCTGCTTTCGGCAGAAGAAATAGCAATCTCTGCCAGTTCCGAAGCTGTAGGATTAGGATTTACGGCGCAATCACCGAATACCGAAACCCGGTCGGGCAGGCACATAAAGAAAACAGAAGAAACGACAGAAATTCCCGGCTTGGTTTTCACAAACTGCAAGGCTGGCCGGATGGTGTGCTGAGTGGTGTGAATGGCACCCGATACCATGCCATCTGCCTGGTTTTTGTACACCATCATCGTTCCGAAATAGGAAACATCCGTCATCAGGTCACGGGCCATTTCCATGTTTACATTTTTATTCTTCCGCAGCTCATATAAGGTATGGACATAATCATCATAACGGTCCGAAGTGGCCGGGTTGATAATCGTAATCTTTGACAAATCGAGGTTCAGGCCCAGGCGGTTTACACTGGCTGTAATTTCATTTACATCGCCCAGCAGCGTTAAATCAACAATATCCTGGCTCACCAGCCTGGCAGTAGCTTTCAGGATACGGTCTTCGTTGCCTTCAGGTAATACGATATGTTTCCGCTGCCTTCTGGCCCGTTTCACCAGCTGGTACTGAAACATGTGTGGAGTGATTCCCTCTGGTTTGAACGTGATGATTTTTTCATCCAGCGCTTTTACATCCACGTATTTCTCGAAGGTATTTATGGCAAGCTCTACCTTTTTGGGATTATCCGGAGAAATCCTGGATTGAATAGAACCTATCTGGTTAGTGGTTAAAAAAGTGCCTACTTCTACGGCAACAATAGGAAGCTGTGTTTGTAAGCCATTGATAAGCCGCATCACCGGTTCTTCAGGCACTAGTCCACCAGTAAGCACAATGCCAGCAACTTTGGGATAGGAGTTGGAAAGATTAGCTTGCAGGGCAGCAATCACAATGTCTGCCCGGTCGCCTGGGGTAACAATTAAAGTGTTTTCTTTGATGCGAACCAGAAAATTAGGTACCTGCATGGCTCCGGTTATAAAATTATCTACCTGCCTGGATAGCTGGTCTTCCCCAAATAATAGTTTTCCACCTACCCGTTCATAAATTTCCCGCATGGTTGGGCTTTTCAAATCCTGCTGGTCAGGAATGACGGCTGTAATGATCTTTTCGGGCAACTGGGACTGGATCAGTTGCTTTACATCGTCTGTTTGCTCGGCCTGTACTTTATTGGCAATGGCAATGAGTACCTGAATTTCCTGTGCTTCAAAGTTCTGATAAGCTGTAATAACTCCATTCACAATCTGCGAAGTCGTTTTACCTTCTCCGGAAATCACAATAGCCACCGGTGCCCCCAGGTTTTTGGCAAAAGAAGCGTTCGCATTAAACTCATAGGCTACACCCCCTCCCAGAAAATCACTTCCTTCCACGACAATAAAATCATAGTTCTCTTCAATCTTTTTGTATTTGCTAATGATCGTATCAATGATTTCGTCTGTATTTCCCTGTTCAGACAGCTTCATTACTTCTTCTCTGGTAAAAGCATATGTGTCAGAGTAGGGAACAGGTAATTCAAAATAATTGAGTACAGTATCAATGTGGGAGTCTTTTTTCAGGTGAGGTTCATCGGAAATGATGGGTTTGAAATACCCGATTTTTTGCGCTTTACTCAGCAACATGTTCATCAAACCTAAAGAAATTAATGATTTTCCAGTATACGGTTCGGTTGCGGCAATGAAAATAGATTTAGTCATATAGGTTGGTCAGAGGTCAATAGTTAGTAGTCATGGGTTAGCAGTTCGCAGCATGATTGGGCAGATGAATAGAAAATTTATACATAATTCCGGAAATCGGTTACAAGTTAACTTCCCAGGGTATGCGGACTGTCGATGATGAAGTAATCATCAGTTCCACTTTTCCATTCCTTCTGCTGGTGACCATTTAGATTTTGGCTCAAAATATTGCCAGAGTAAACGGGAAACATTCCGGAGCAAAACATACCCTTCATTGGTTAATTCCCAGCTTTCATCCTGCTGATTTTTTGTAATGACACAAAATACATAATCTCCCGAAGGTGCATTCACCAGTACTACCTCCGACCTGGACTGATTCACTGCGCCTTGTTTGGAGGCAGCTTGTACCGAAGGTGGGATTTGTGAAAGTGCTTCTCCATCCCAGTAAATTCTTGTCAGGTTGCGGTGCATACGTTCGCTGGCATCCGGGCTCACTGCTTTCCCTTCACGAATGCGTACCAGTAACTCACCCATTTCCCTTGGTGTAGTTTGCCCCCAGCCATATAGTTGTTGATTCGCCTGCCTGCCGGGTGTACGGGAATTTACCCTGGTATGTTGGAATCCATTGGTTTCAAGCCAGGTATTGATGGCCGTTCCTGTACCTGCCAGATACTGGCACCATAAACTTGCTGTATTGTCACTCGTAGTAATCATCAGCATGACAATTTTGCTGAGCGAAATAGATGCACTGTCTTTAAACGATCCTAAGATATCTTCCCCGGGATATAATAAAGAATCACGATATACCAATTTTGCATGATAATCCAGCTCTCCTGTTTTGATCTTATTAAATAAGCCGATCATAATGGGGATTTTAATCATACTGGCGGTAGGAAACAATGAATCTGCCTGGATAGCAGCTGTTTTTCCGCTTTTGAGGTGACGCACATATATACCAACCTCTCCTTTAAAATCTTTCACTATACTATTAAGCTTTTCCTGAAGCTGCCTGTCAGTGCGGCTACCAGGCAGGTTTGGCTGGGCATTGGTTATGGTAAGAATATAAAGAAACAGGTTTATAAACAGGAGAACGCTTTTTTTCATGGAAGAAGAATATGCCGGAAAGCTAAAAAAAGATACCTGCCCATTCAACAAATGAGTATAAAAATTGAAAAGTTCTCACAAGTAGCTTTAATGTATGATAGCGGGGGTAGAAGAATAGTGCAAAAAAAATATTGTATCGATAAGTGATTTTTTATTTTTTTTAATTTTGGTAAATCTGATATAACGTTTGAATCGTAGGTATTAGTATGATATATATTATAAATTTATTCATGCTAAACAGCAAAAAATAAAACTAATTCATTTAAAAAACAGTTAAAATGTTAGTAATAACTCAATAAAGTGTGGTATAATATTTGACAATATGCTACATGGATAAATACAATAATAACTTATATGCGAATATTTAAAAATCTTATATTATTGCTGTCAGTGGTCTGGTTAGGCGCCTGTACAGCTTCTTCGGTAGCGGTTCGCTCTGATTACGACCGTTCTGCTAATTTCAGAGAATATGCTACGTATGCTATTGTTGCTGATAAAGCAAGAAGCAACGATCCGGTACTGGGTAGCCAGTTGAATCAAAAACGCATGGCGCAGGCATTAGATATAGAAATGAAAGCCCGTGGATATGCATCAGTTTCTGCTGACGAAAATCCTGACTTGTTACTGAGCTTCCAAACAGATGCCAAAGACAAGCAGTATACAGTGAATAATAATACCTGGGGATACTGGCGCTGGTATGGTACTGGTCCACAAACCCGTCAATATGAAGAAAGCCGTATTATTCTGAATATGGTAGATGCCAGAACCAAAGAACTGGTTTGGCAAGGATGGGCTGTGGGTCAGTTAAATGAACGTAAAAAAGACCGTGATGCTATCTTTCGTGAGGCTGTATACAAAATTATGCAGGAATATCCTCACCGGGCGGGCGGTCAAGTAAGTAGAGAAGGTAATCGGTAATTTGGAATATACTTAATAAAAAAGCAGGCTATTAGCCTGCTTTTTTGTTTTGTGGTCTGTAAGTATGTCGTTGGTTATAAATAATCCTTAAGTGAACCCCATGCATTAAGGTTCTGCCAACTGTCTTTATGGCGTATTCTTTTTAATAAAATATTCTTGTCCATTGTGATATTTCTCACTTAATCTGGGTTCAAGCTTTTGCCAAACTGTGAGGATATTACCATCTTTATTTTTTTGTAAGCTAAACAAGTTTTCCCCTACCTTGAATTGATCACGTCCAGATTCATCCAGGCTTTGCACAAATTTTACCTGTATCTGATCTTGATCCCCCTCAATTCGAGTTTTTATTTTTAGTGCCGTTTGTTGCCCGTTTACCTCTAGATTACCCACAAACCCACCTTCTTCCTGAAAAACCTCTAAGCTCCATGTCATACCCATCGAATAGCCAGCAATAGCTTTTACAGGTTCTTCTTCATATACATAATTCCCTTCCCAATCTTTTAAGGAAGAACTGCTCTTACAACTTACTAATAGAATAAGGAGGATGAAGTGGCTTAATATTCTCATTTTAAGGGCTGGCAATGATCCCAATATATAAATTATTGCTTCTTTTTTGCTTTTGCCTGCCGGACCAGACTCACATTGGCATTTTCCAGGGTAATGTGTTCGTATTGTCCTTTGCCTTTTGTCGATAGTGATTGCAGAGAAGAGGCAGCCATTTTGTTGTTACCAAAGTTAAATACACTTAAGTATATATCTTTTTCAGCCTCCCGGGTAGCCAGTTCATAAACTTCTCCACTAATGGGAAACTCACCGTCACTGGCCAGAATAATGCGGTTGTTGCCCCCTTTTTTGTAGTTTTTACCGGCTACCTTATAGGCCATTTTTATTCCCTCATTCCCGTTTGTAGCCCCATCTGAGCGGAGTTTATCAATCACTTTAATGATTTTGTCGATGTCCTTGGCTGAAGTAGGTTGTAAGGCTACTTTTGCTTCGCCAGAATATACCACAATCCCAATTTCGTCCTCCGGACGCAGCATTTGCAGCAATAAACGGATGGATTGTTTGAGCAAAGGCAGTTTTTGAGGGGCAGCCATAGAACTGGATACATCCAGCAGCAATATCATATTATTGGTAGCATACCCTTTCATAGAGAAGAAATCTTTTTCGGTCTCTGTAATAAAAACGGTATCGACTTTAGCCCGTTCGATAAACACCGTATCCGTAACCAGTGTCTCAATGCGCTGCACATCGGTAACCTTTACGGTATCATGAATAATAATATTTTTATTGGTTTCAGGTTTGTCTTCTGGCTTGGGAGCAGGCTTTGTTTCTTCAGGTATTTTTTCACTAATTAACGGTTCTGCAGGGCTGCGGTAGGGCTGTTTAAATACAAATACATCCGGCTGCATAATGTTTTTGAGAATAGGTGTTTTTGCAAGCTCAGCGAACTTGTTGTATTCATACACTATATCATTATAGCGGTACATAAACCCATCGTATGGCCGGCGGCTATAGGAAGAAGCAGGTTTAGTTATTTTCTTAGCATCTTCGACCAGTGCGGCTGAAGCATCCGGGATGTCTTCATACGGATTATATGGGCATAGGCCATTATTGCGTCCAATCCGCTGAATGCCTTTCATATTGGTGTATTCGTTGGCAATAACAGAGCGGATGCTGGCTTCCAGTTTTTCGGTTTTGGGAATTACCTGGTTATTTCCCTTAATATAATCCCTTACTCCAAACAATATTTCTTTATCCAGATCAACGGTCTGTCGGAGGGCTTTTCCTGAAACATACCAGGAACCAGTAGGCTGTGTTGCCGGATAAGCTTCAAATATCTTTTGTACATCTGTATATAATTTTTCCTTGCGTTCGTCGAAGGTATTAAACAGCACCTGGTAGCGGTCACGGATCTGGCTTACTCTGAAAAAATCATCTCTTTGGTAATCTCCTTTCTGTGCATGCGTAGCCAGTTCTATGCCCAGTTGGTCCATTTCTTTGAGAATATTCAGCAGTACTTCTGCCTGTGTATTTATGGTTTTGCGGGTGCCTTCTGGAAAATCTCCGCCTGCATTGATAGCTGATTGATAAAAAGACAAGGGAATACTGAATTTTTCATGCAAATAATTAAGCTTCTTGCGGCCTTTAAAATCAGATTCGTGGATGTCGTAAAAGCGTAACTGGTTGATCAGATTGTTTACTGAGCGTACCGATTCGTTGATAAAATCAACATACAGATTCAAAGTAGAAAAGCTTTTCTGAATAATGGGAGCACTTTGTTTCTTAATAGCTAAACTTGCTTCCTGCTTATCGTCGAAAGGTTGTACTGTAACAGCTTCCTGCTGTTCTTGCTTTTGAATACGGAAAACCGGCAATAATTCAGGGTAAAGTAATAAGCGCTGTCCACTTTGACGGCTGTAATTCACAAATGAATTATAACTGGCGACCATATCATTGTTGTAATAATTAAACAGGTCGGCATATACCTGGTTGCTGTACTTATCCGATTGCCGGGCATCAAAACTATATTTATCAATCGCATCTTTTTTTACCTGCTGAATAGACTGGATGGCATTATCGAACGAACCGGCCGCACTGGAAGCCGGATACTGAATGCCTTTTTCTGCCGCTTTCTGGAAAGAATAATTCTTTTTATCAATGTCATTGATGCTTTGTACGAGGGTTTCCATAGGAAAACCAGTAGCTATTTTATCAGTAAAATGATACGTCCAGGGCTGTAATAGATTCCGGTCATTAGCTAATACAACCAGCATCTCTTTTTCCAGCCGGTGATAGGCATTATTGGCATTATAGGGTTGTAGTTGCCGGTATTGCCGGGTTACTTCATCTGTTAAGGCTTGCTGTTTCTCGCGGATGGTATCAAAATCCTTTTCCATTTGCCGGAGCAGTTCATCAAACTTAGCATAAGAATCTGATTTATAATCACCCAGGCGGATGT from Rhodocytophaga rosea carries:
- a CDS encoding sugar phosphate isomerase/epimerase family protein; the protein is MNILFFCPHWGLEQLSLEDAFRKIKDAGYDGVEMAVPFDEQKKEEFLKLLDTYQLLLIAQQWSAAGGTFAEYKASFEKHLYHFAEVKPLFINSQTGKDYYPFEQNKALIERAEQISKETGIKIVHETHRGKFSFCAAITRKFLENIPSFTLAADFSHWCNVSESFLQDQKETVQVAIGRSAHIHSRVGHTQAAQVSDPRAPEWQEAVEHHLVWWDAIIEHQKKSHNATFTITPEFGPWPYMPALPFTRQPITSQWEVNLYMRDLLKKRYAN
- a CDS encoding DUF4932 domain-containing protein, which encodes MKQIILWCFMLSFYVSGNAHIQTNADSKGIRVEYNKNVELLGFVYFVGYEGKELENESDPAKREKHIKQYAYGYHLYQQYKKYENSEHVKSAINAALKYDLWLDYMINLLIQLDNFPNAALREDIVVNDYLKFSLTKDPVDARKNVTQFIEALNKLYIEVQFDAYLTQNIQKYDNALQQVKSRLPPKEFIPAMEKFYGKQFDAYTLVPSLTIPASMGFGVKYTRQGKTSIFNVFGAFDQQQFNDETNLDMGFGNEQQIIELSTHEFGHSFVNPVIAQIPDTFMTQTQTLFEPIKNDMTRQGYPQWKTSLNEHFVRAGEIMIARNMGNPKAAEALQKHYIESRKFIYLPEILTILEPYNHRKHISYQQAVGQAMEKLKSKVSN
- a CDS encoding helix-turn-helix domain-containing protein — encoded protein: MENWKAVVYLLASGQGILLSLALLPVRKQHPSNTFLGLILLVISLELLNAWGMQVKYHSSPDVFPFWLLQSYLMLPPSVWLFAQMTTYADFVFHRKHLLFYIPAGVDIAVQMGWYLHFRFVGHSIHLLDIKAWFLFAEILPILWMGVVLAVYAQRLLVISGQLKKEAIHVSVIHLVKIYGVFVFLLLLTILWIAAVLMYMRVFSLIELIITLFLFALGYIGYFNPAFFEVPKLLKKKTAGTEPPLFPNYNDQVELERLTHAFEQHSLHMRSKLSLEELAGELNVPSRYVSYLINRYHATNFHSFVNTYRVKEVIRKINDPAQQHKTLLALALESGFNSKSAFNQVFKTHTGQSPSEYLLVKR
- a CDS encoding fibronectin type III domain-containing protein; the encoded protein is MYPSLHSLPFSWGSRKLRYTSFLFLLILFTTTALLAQAPAKQWDKTFGGSANDEAKTVLQCSDGGFLFAGFSLSGISGDKTEVYRGDKDGWLVKTDANGNKLWDKTLGSNGEDTFTSVIQTSDGGFLVAGSTSSDALGDVSAPNKGAGSDYWVVKISGTGVKQWDKRYGGNQSDYITSAKQTSDGGYILSGFSNSGQSGDKSEPSRGKADFWIVKITSTGVKQWDKTFGGNGEEQASSIIQSSFGGYAVAGWSESGISGEKSEASRGLRDYWLVKLSDSGAKEWDKTFGGSGNDESSQLIETLYGYMLSGTSTSGISVDRSEPNRGAQDFWIVKTNIYGDKWWDKTYGGSGSDGNSSMVEFYDGYLFIGYSNSGISGDKTESSRGLNDFWVVKSDFDGNKLWDKTFGGTNDDYAYSSIQAQDAGLILAGMSKSGISGDKTTANKGSADYWVVKLNPVLPKAPALTAQAVSRTAVDIKAYGSTNYDCFYEEYLPKYIIEKSSNANGPFSVKDTLSTTCYESTTLYGDNYLLPNTTYYYRVKALVGRTASPYSSTVSTKTMSDVTSPVNAMAEWNKRFGGTQDETMQTALRTSDGGYLLAGSSRSGLDADRSETSRGGLDFWIVKLAANGIKQWDKRYGGTSYDGLHTAIQTSDGGFILGGTSSSIVGGDKSEGNKGAGDYWIVKISSSGVKEWDKTFGGSALDELRSVIQTSDGGYLLGAILHRVLAETKQRAAGEDQIFGW